The Pseudomonas parafulva genome includes a window with the following:
- a CDS encoding HPr family phosphocarrier protein: protein MPAREITIINKLGLHARAAAKFVGVAGRFPCQVKVGRAPDKLVDGKSIMGVMMLAAGKGTQVYLHTEGEQDSEAMEALVELINNYFDEGE from the coding sequence ATGCCCGCCCGCGAAATCACCATCATCAACAAACTGGGTCTGCATGCCCGGGCGGCAGCCAAATTCGTCGGGGTGGCCGGTCGCTTTCCCTGCCAGGTCAAGGTGGGTCGTGCACCGGACAAGCTGGTCGATGGCAAGAGCATCATGGGGGTCATGATGCTGGCGGCGGGCAAAGGCACTCAGGTCTACCTGCATACCGAAGGCGAGCAGGACAGTGAAGCCATGGAGGCACTGGTCGAGTTGATCAACAACTACTTCGACGAGGGGGAGTGA
- the rapZ gene encoding RNase adapter RapZ, which translates to MRLIIVSGRSGSGKSTALDVLEDNGFYCIDNLPAGLLPQLAESALLNTELPQPKVAVSIDARNLPSHLSRFPELLEQARARHIQCDVLYLDADEDTLLKRFSETRRRHPLTNADRSLAEAIRVERDLLGPIADLADLKIDTTRLNLYQLRDSIKLRLLDKPEPGTAFLVESFGFKRGMPVDADLVFDVRCLPNPYWKPELRGHSGLEQPVIDYLAAQPDVEEMFTDISSYLLKWLPRFAASNRAYVTIAIGCTGGHHRSVYLTERLGQLLQQSLKNVQVRHRDL; encoded by the coding sequence ATGCGCTTGATCATCGTCAGTGGCCGGTCCGGCTCCGGTAAGAGCACGGCCCTCGATGTCCTTGAAGACAACGGATTCTACTGCATCGACAACCTGCCCGCCGGGTTGCTGCCGCAGTTGGCGGAAAGCGCGTTGCTCAACACCGAGTTGCCGCAGCCCAAGGTTGCCGTATCGATTGACGCGCGTAACCTGCCGAGCCATTTGTCGCGTTTTCCCGAACTGCTTGAACAAGCGCGTGCCCGTCACATCCAGTGCGACGTGCTGTACCTCGATGCCGACGAAGACACGTTGCTCAAGCGCTTCTCCGAAACCCGCCGGCGCCACCCGTTGACCAATGCTGATCGCTCACTGGCCGAGGCGATCCGCGTCGAACGGGATTTGCTGGGGCCGATCGCCGATCTGGCCGACCTCAAGATCGATACCACCCGCCTGAATCTCTATCAGTTGCGCGACTCGATCAAGCTACGCCTGTTGGACAAGCCAGAGCCGGGTACGGCTTTTCTAGTGGAGTCATTCGGCTTCAAGCGGGGTATGCCGGTCGATGCCGACCTGGTGTTCGACGTGCGTTGCCTGCCCAACCCCTACTGGAAGCCAGAGCTGCGCGGGCACTCCGGCCTTGAACAGCCCGTGATTGATTACCTCGCCGCCCAGCCGGACGTCGAAGAGATGTTCACCGACATTTCCAGCTACCTGCTCAAGTGGCTGCCACGGTTCGCCGCCAGCAACCGTGCCTATGTCACCATCGCCATCGGATGCACTGGCGGCCATCATCGCTCGGTGTACCTCACCGAACGGCTGGGCCAGTTGCTCCAGCAATCTTTGAAAAACGTCCAGGTTCGCCACCGCGACCTCTAG